One window from the genome of Vibrio vulnificus NBRC 15645 = ATCC 27562 encodes:
- the coaA gene encoding type I pantothenate kinase gives MSPFLSFSRATWSELRNSVPMTLSEEDLKALQGINENLTMQEAVEVYLPLSRLLNLYVQARQSRNSVLHQFLDNDEHAPPFVIGIAGSVAVGKSTTARVLCALLSRWENHPKVELVTTDGFLYPKKELDQRGIMHKKGFPESYDMKKLVQFVSDVKAGKPELEVPVYSHITYDITEEVKKVDRPDVLIIEGLNVLQSGMDYPHDPHRVFVSDFLDFSIYVDAESNTIEQWYVERFLKFRKGAFTQPGSYFSHYTQLSEQQAIEKAQQIWRDINGINLTENILPTKERAHLILRKGQNHLVEEILLRK, from the coding sequence ATGAGCCCATTTTTGTCATTTAGTCGCGCAACTTGGTCTGAATTACGTAATTCAGTGCCAATGACGTTGTCTGAAGAAGACTTAAAGGCATTGCAAGGGATCAATGAAAATCTCACCATGCAAGAAGCGGTGGAAGTGTATCTCCCTCTTTCTCGCTTATTGAATCTTTATGTGCAGGCGAGGCAGAGCCGCAATTCGGTGCTTCATCAGTTTTTGGATAATGATGAACACGCTCCTCCTTTCGTCATCGGTATCGCAGGCAGTGTGGCTGTAGGTAAGAGCACCACTGCTCGGGTCTTATGTGCTCTACTTTCTCGCTGGGAAAACCATCCCAAAGTCGAACTGGTCACCACTGATGGTTTTCTCTATCCAAAAAAGGAGCTGGATCAACGCGGCATCATGCATAAGAAAGGCTTTCCAGAATCTTATGATATGAAGAAGCTGGTGCAGTTTGTCTCCGATGTCAAAGCAGGTAAACCGGAGCTTGAGGTTCCTGTTTACTCGCATATTACTTACGACATTACGGAGGAAGTAAAGAAAGTGGATCGCCCCGATGTTTTGATCATCGAAGGGCTGAATGTACTGCAAAGTGGTATGGACTACCCACATGATCCTCATCGTGTTTTTGTTTCTGATTTCCTCGATTTCTCAATTTACGTTGATGCTGAAAGCAATACGATAGAACAATGGTATGTGGAGCGCTTTCTCAAGTTCCGTAAAGGCGCGTTTACTCAACCTGGCTCGTACTTTAGTCACTATACTCAACTTAGCGAGCAACAAGCCATCGAGAAAGCACAACAGATTTGGCGAGACATTAATGGCATTAATCTAACGGAAAACATTTTGCCAACCAAAGAGCGCGCTCATCTGATTCTGCGTAAGGGCCAAAATCACTTGGTCGAAGAGATTCTGCTACGTAAATAG
- a CDS encoding GNAT family N-acetyltransferase, translating to MTHAIHFELLDPIKVPIIKKLYKVHYPGTKVKKDENIVVAMQDKQTIGVVRFRRVEEHQLMTGMLVIPSQREKGIAHCLLKYCAERLLDEKVFCFAYRHLEPFYAQHSFVTISSEQLPNSLKQKFIRYSESGKDLVPMQYQAQIR from the coding sequence ATGACACATGCAATTCACTTTGAACTACTGGATCCCATCAAAGTTCCTATCATCAAAAAACTCTATAAGGTCCATTATCCGGGCACGAAGGTAAAAAAAGATGAGAACATTGTCGTCGCAATGCAAGATAAGCAGACCATTGGCGTTGTACGCTTTCGTCGGGTTGAAGAACATCAACTGATGACTGGTATGCTGGTCATACCCAGCCAACGAGAAAAAGGGATCGCACATTGCTTGCTCAAATACTGTGCGGAAAGACTCCTTGACGAAAAGGTCTTTTGCTTTGCTTATCGACACCTCGAACCTTTTTATGCGCAACATTCGTTCGTGACGATTTCGTCCGAGCAGTTGCCTAACTCTCTGAAACAAAAGTTTATACGCTATTCAGAAAGTGGCAAAGATCTCGTTCCTATGCAATATCAGGCACAAATCCGCTAA
- the birA gene encoding bifunctional biotin--[acetyl-CoA-carboxylase] ligase/biotin operon repressor BirA: MRKEHVVKLHLLKRLADGQFHSGETLGHELGISRAAISKHINALQDWGVDVYRIQGRGYQLAQPMTLLDEHQLVEQNANSVELIPVIDSTNQYLLERIENLQTGHVCLAEYQSQGRGRRGRQWFSPFGSNLYMSMYWRLDAGMAAAMGLSLVVGIAAVEALESLGVQGVKLKWPNDVYYQDKKLAGILVEMTGQAGGAAHLVIGMGLNMQMQADCHSIDQPWTALSQIESGARLDRTELALALMAKWREALSEYELCGLNGFIERWNRLDNFKGRQVKLLIGPREIHGEVQGIDSQGGVILKTVEGIQTFVGGEISLRANDQ; encoded by the coding sequence ATGAGAAAAGAGCACGTTGTTAAACTGCATTTATTAAAACGCTTAGCCGATGGACAGTTTCATTCTGGAGAGACGTTGGGTCATGAACTTGGTATTTCTCGAGCGGCGATCTCAAAGCACATTAACGCATTGCAGGATTGGGGAGTTGATGTTTATCGAATTCAAGGGCGAGGCTATCAACTGGCTCAGCCTATGACGCTGCTTGATGAGCATCAGCTGGTTGAGCAAAATGCAAATAGTGTTGAACTGATCCCCGTGATTGACTCAACCAATCAGTATCTACTGGAACGTATTGAAAACCTTCAAACAGGCCATGTTTGTTTGGCTGAGTATCAATCACAAGGGCGAGGCCGACGAGGGCGGCAGTGGTTTTCTCCTTTTGGCTCCAACCTGTATATGTCGATGTACTGGCGTCTGGACGCTGGAATGGCAGCAGCGATGGGGTTGAGCCTTGTTGTGGGGATTGCTGCGGTTGAAGCGTTGGAATCATTAGGCGTTCAAGGTGTGAAATTGAAGTGGCCTAATGATGTTTACTACCAAGATAAGAAATTGGCGGGAATTTTGGTCGAGATGACTGGTCAAGCAGGAGGCGCTGCTCACTTGGTGATTGGAATGGGTCTAAACATGCAAATGCAGGCAGATTGCCATTCTATTGATCAACCGTGGACAGCGCTCAGCCAGATTGAATCTGGAGCGAGACTAGATCGAACAGAACTGGCTTTAGCGTTAATGGCGAAATGGCGAGAAGCCCTTTCTGAGTATGAACTATGCGGCTTAAACGGTTTCATCGAGCGTTGGAATCGATTGGATAACTTTAAAGGTCGCCAAGTTAAGTTATTGATAGGTCCCAGAGAAATTCATGGCGAAGTTCAAGGCATTGACAGCCAAGGCGGCGTTATTCTAAAAACCGTGGAAGGGATTCAAACATTTGTTGGTGGTGAAATCTCTTTGCGAGCTAACGATCAGTAG
- the murB gene encoding UDP-N-acetylmuramate dehydrogenase, with amino-acid sequence MQIKQNISLKPYHTFAIEQCSHYLVEAGSVDELIEIYDNPDFFELPKLIIGSGSNVLFTQPFSGVVVVNRLSGKTLSEDESFYYIHAQGGEDWPNLVEWSVQQGIGGLENLALIPGCAGSAPIQNIGAYGVEFKDVCQYVDILMLDDFSQRRLSAEECQFGYRDSVFKHALYNQCVVIAVGLKLPKTWQANNSYGPLQDIAEHELSPISIFHKVCEVRREKLPDPKQVGNAGSFFKNPIIDKAHWQQLKAQFPHIVAYPAGEQMKVAAGWLIDQCDFKGVQVGGAQVHPKQALVLTNAQSCTAQDIIQLASLICDAVWDKYQIALEHEVRFIGAVGETCLSELRVES; translated from the coding sequence ATGCAAATTAAGCAAAATATCTCTTTAAAGCCGTACCATACTTTCGCCATTGAGCAATGTAGCCATTATCTGGTTGAAGCGGGTAGTGTGGATGAGCTCATCGAAATTTACGACAACCCAGATTTCTTTGAGTTGCCCAAGCTCATTATTGGTAGTGGTAGCAATGTGCTCTTTACCCAGCCTTTTTCCGGTGTCGTGGTGGTGAATCGTCTTTCTGGTAAAACGTTAAGTGAGGACGAATCGTTTTACTATATCCATGCTCAGGGGGGAGAGGATTGGCCCAACTTGGTGGAATGGTCTGTTCAACAAGGGATTGGTGGTTTAGAGAACCTTGCCTTGATTCCTGGTTGTGCAGGCTCGGCACCGATTCAGAATATTGGTGCTTATGGGGTTGAATTTAAAGATGTGTGCCAGTACGTGGATATTTTGATGCTGGACGATTTTTCTCAACGTCGCCTCAGTGCTGAAGAGTGTCAATTTGGCTATCGTGACTCAGTATTTAAGCACGCCCTTTATAATCAATGCGTAGTGATTGCGGTGGGGTTAAAATTGCCTAAAACGTGGCAAGCGAATAACAGTTACGGCCCGTTGCAGGACATTGCAGAGCATGAACTTTCACCAATCAGTATCTTTCACAAAGTGTGTGAAGTTCGTAGAGAGAAATTGCCAGATCCAAAGCAGGTCGGCAACGCTGGCAGCTTTTTTAAAAACCCCATTATCGATAAAGCCCATTGGCAGCAGCTAAAAGCTCAGTTTCCTCACATCGTTGCGTATCCTGCTGGTGAACAGATGAAAGTAGCTGCTGGATGGTTGATTGACCAGTGCGATTTTAAAGGTGTGCAAGTTGGTGGTGCTCAAGTTCACCCGAAGCAAGCGTTAGTGTTGACTAATGCGCAGTCATGTACCGCGCAAGATATCATCCAGTTGGCCAGCCTTATTTGCGATGCGGTTTGGGATAAATATCAGATTGCACTTGAACATGAAGTTCGCTTTATCGGTGCTGTCGGTGAGACCTGTTTAAGTGAGCTAAGAGTAGAGTCATGA